One Luteibacter sp. 9135 DNA segment encodes these proteins:
- the mnmA gene encoding tRNA 2-thiouridine(34) synthase MnmA has protein sequence MKVILGVSGGVDSSVAALLLQQAGHDVEGMFMQNWEEDDRSGPCTTDDDRRDAVAVCGRLGIPFHARNFASEYWDGVFAYFLAEYAAGRTPNPDVLCNREIKFKTFLDHAQALGAEKIATGHYARVDYRDERYRLLRAMDAAKDQSYFLHALGQKQLGATLFPVGEIEKPLVRQMARDAALPTHAKKDSTGICFIGERDFRAFLSAYLPARPGAMVDPEGHVIGEHQGVMYYTLGQRNGLGIGGRADAPNEPWYVVGKDVAANTLIVAQGGENRWLQSTRLSAGEATWVAGEPPATAFRCTAKTRYRQSDQACHVEVSGASVHVRFDEPQRAVTPGQSVVFYDDETCLGGAVIDATDATYGGLA, from the coding sequence GTGAAGGTCATCCTGGGCGTCTCCGGCGGCGTGGACTCCTCGGTCGCGGCCCTCCTGCTCCAGCAGGCGGGACACGACGTGGAAGGCATGTTCATGCAGAACTGGGAGGAGGACGACCGCTCCGGCCCCTGCACCACCGACGACGACCGCCGGGACGCCGTGGCCGTCTGTGGCCGCCTGGGCATCCCGTTCCACGCAAGAAATTTCGCCAGCGAGTACTGGGACGGCGTGTTCGCCTATTTCCTGGCCGAATACGCCGCGGGACGCACGCCCAACCCGGACGTGCTGTGCAACCGCGAGATCAAGTTCAAGACCTTTCTCGACCACGCCCAGGCCCTGGGCGCCGAGAAGATCGCCACCGGCCACTATGCCCGGGTCGATTATCGCGACGAACGCTATCGCCTGCTCCGCGCCATGGATGCCGCCAAGGACCAGAGCTATTTCCTGCATGCGCTGGGCCAGAAGCAACTCGGCGCCACGCTGTTCCCCGTGGGCGAGATCGAGAAACCGCTGGTCCGCCAGATGGCCCGGGACGCCGCGCTGCCGACGCATGCCAAGAAGGATTCCACGGGCATCTGCTTCATCGGCGAGCGCGATTTCCGCGCCTTCCTCTCGGCGTACCTGCCGGCCCGGCCCGGCGCAATGGTCGATCCCGAGGGGCATGTCATCGGCGAGCACCAGGGCGTCATGTACTACACGCTGGGCCAGCGCAATGGCCTGGGCATCGGGGGCCGGGCGGATGCGCCGAACGAGCCCTGGTACGTGGTCGGCAAGGATGTCGCCGCCAACACGCTCATCGTGGCCCAGGGCGGCGAGAACCGATGGCTGCAGTCCACCCGCCTGAGCGCCGGCGAGGCCACCTGGGTGGCGGGCGAGCCCCCAGCGACCGCCTTCCGCTGCACGGCCAAGACCCGTTACCGCCAGTCGGACCAGGCTTGCCACGTGGAAGTGAGCGGCGCCAGCGTGCACGTGCGCTTCGACGAACCCCAGCGCGCGGTCACCCCCGGCCAGTCCGTCGTGTTCTACGACGATGAAACCTGCCTCGGCGGCGCCGTGATCGACGCCACCGATGCCACCTACGGCGGCCTGGCGTGA
- a CDS encoding NUDIX hydrolase, with product MLFSRARPIITPMPPTPSQPENVWRPRATVACVVARGDRYLIVEEDVFGEVAYNQPAGHLDPGESLQAAAIRETLEETGHTIALDHFLGVWQWASPEHGEQVLRFGFAGHVKSYDADRPLDEGIRRAIWLRRDEIEALGPRLRSPLVLETIDAWLDGRRLPLDSLSCRLPGVVA from the coding sequence ATGCTTTTTTCCAGAGCCAGACCGATCATCACGCCCATGCCGCCGACACCTTCCCAGCCCGAAAACGTCTGGCGCCCCCGTGCCACGGTGGCATGCGTGGTCGCCCGGGGCGATCGCTACCTGATCGTCGAGGAGGATGTCTTCGGCGAGGTGGCGTACAACCAGCCGGCCGGGCACCTCGATCCGGGCGAGAGCCTGCAGGCCGCAGCCATCCGCGAAACCCTGGAGGAAACGGGTCACACCATCGCCCTGGACCACTTCCTGGGCGTGTGGCAGTGGGCCAGCCCGGAACATGGCGAACAGGTGCTGCGTTTCGGTTTTGCGGGTCATGTGAAGTCATACGATGCGGACCGTCCCCTGGATGAGGGCATCCGTCGGGCGATCTGGCTGCGCCGCGACGAAATAGAAGCGCTCGGCCCCCGCCTGCGCAGTCCGCTGGTGCTCGAAACCATCGACGCCTGGCTGGACGGACGCCGCCTGCCCCTGGACTCGCTGAGCTGCCGCCTGCCGGGCGTGGTCGCGTGA